The DNA window tatgtataataaattgtcCGTATATtctctacatatatacgcaaaatttcataattttttgaatttccAAATTAACGATCTTATAATAAGAGTggaattattcgaatattgaatttatcttGTTCTTGAATTTATCCTTTTGTTctttaaattcaaaataataaatagtctgtaagaaattatatttataattataatattttttttttatttttttagaacaacgtttcttaaattatattaaacgaaAAGTCAATAAAAAGTGTCCCGTGAAAAATAATgtgaattaatttcattattttcatatatgttttgttttacacaattaaaatttgagaataatgtttgttttatttccttaattcttatatttaattgtttaatttattttttattaatatctgtctatcatataaaataaacaagatgTTCCGTTAATGTTTTAGGATTTGTGAAGACGTAGgaaaaatttggaaaatgCTGTCATAAAAGATGACATATACTACATTTTATGACAATATCATGAAATTCGCACGATAGGATTAAGAATAATCttggcattttttttttttgttatttttaaatataatttgtcaACAATAtgtgtaatttttaatatagtttttaAAATGAGCGCGTTTTTCAATAGacgataacattattattctcacATTCCATTAGTTGGCGCTGTTTCTATATGTTCTTTCAACGAATCAGCtgattgtatatacgatttatacaAGTTGATTATTAAGTTGATAATCTGATAAGATTGATactaatgaatataatttaaaattttttttcaaatttatatcacacattgtgaaaatattttaatttcacaaCAATGGTAcgaattgtatattttattatatttctaatgatGATTTTCAATGTAAATTGTAAAGATTTTGACGTTGATATCAAtggatatattctttattgtcCTTGTATGggtaagattttattttatttaataaagtatttatcattcaaattatttctttctcttatcatttattttaattaccttttaaattatcttttttatgtcAGGCCGATTTGGAAATCAAGCGGATCATTTTCTCGGTGCATTAGGTTTTGCTAAAGCTTTGAATCGTACATTAGTTTTACCACCATGGGTTGAATATAGAACAGGAGAAACAAGATCTGTAAGTTTTTGAATATATGTTGCACatatttttcagaaaaaagtagaattaaatatatttattatcttatactCAGATACAAGTTCCTTTTGATACCTATTTCAATGTTTCAAAATTACAAGAATGTCACAAAGCAATGTTGATGCATGACTTTATGGATAATTTAGCTCCAACGATATGGCCACTAAGGGAAAGAGTATGTAAGTTTTCAATGTTAAAAGTATAACGAGTAAAACTATATTttaaagttatattctttccTAGCATTTTGTTATTCGCCACGTGGCAAAGGTGAATCTTGTAATGCCAAAGAAGGCAATCCATTTGGTCCTTTCTGGGATACTTATAACATAGATTTTGTAAAATCAGAATTTTATGGTCCATTACATTATGATGTATATCATACTGATATGGCAATTCAATGGAAACAAAAGTATCCATCTAAAATATGGCCAATAATAGCATTTACTGGTGCACCTGCTAGCTTTCCTatacaatttgaaaataaagaattacaCAAGTGTTTAGAATGGAATGAATCGATacaaagaaaagcaaaagcaTTTGTGAAGAATATTTTACCTAAAGGAGCATATATAGGAATTCATTTGCGTAATGGAATTGATTgggtattatattattttaatattatattataaaaatcagataaataataataatatatattctaaatattttaaattaaattattgatatttttgcaTAGGTACGTGCTTGTGAATATACATCAATGACTCCAAATCTATTCGCTGCTCCACAATGTTTAGGATATCGTAATGAACGTGGTAAAGCAACGACTGCAATGTGTTTACCATCATTCGACGTAATACTACGGCATATTAAACGTatcattcgaaataataacgatgttagaTCAATATTTGTTGCCtctgacaataattacatgatTGAAGAACTTACAAATTCTCTGGCACGTATGcaggtaaaaatatattatctaacAAATTTGCATTgtctttcaattattttatttaaattattttatgatcattattttcaaactTTTATTACAGGTgcaagtttttcgacaaacaGATCCAGTTTCTCCTCATTTAGACTTAGCTATTTTAGGAAGAGCAAACTACTTTATTGGAAATTGCATATCTTCCTTTTCGGCTTTCgtagcaagagaaagagatgttaAAGGATATCCAACATATTTTTGGGGCTTTCCACCAGAAAGATCATCACCTTCTATCTCTCGCgaagaattataatgattaatttataaccggaaaaatataaaatatttattaagatgACGCTATagcaaaaattttttaattgttttatactcattttttaataaaatgtaataacattttttatatcattcgtcttatttataaaaagaaattgaaatcatttttcattctgATTAacttcttcgttattattttttcatcgtatatgatttttata is part of the Vespa crabro chromosome 21, iyVesCrab1.2, whole genome shotgun sequence genome and encodes:
- the LOC124431454 gene encoding GDP-fucose protein O-fucosyltransferase 1, yielding MVRIVYFIIFLMMIFNVNCKDFDVDINGYILYCPCMGRFGNQADHFLGALGFAKALNRTLVLPPWVEYRTGETRSIQVPFDTYFNVSKLQECHKAMLMHDFMDNLAPTIWPLRERVSFCYSPRGKGESCNAKEGNPFGPFWDTYNIDFVKSEFYGPLHYDVYHTDMAIQWKQKYPSKIWPIIAFTGAPASFPIQFENKELHKCLEWNESIQRKAKAFVKNILPKGAYIGIHLRNGIDWVRACEYTSMTPNLFAAPQCLGYRNERGKATTAMCLPSFDVILRHIKRIIRNNNDVRSIFVASDNNYMIEELTNSLARMQVQVFRQTDPVSPHLDLAILGRANYFIGNCISSFSAFVARERDVKGYPTYFWGFPPERSSPSISREEL